Proteins from one Rosa chinensis cultivar Old Blush chromosome 7, RchiOBHm-V2, whole genome shotgun sequence genomic window:
- the LOC112180062 gene encoding uncharacterized protein LOC112180062 isoform X1 encodes MEPQSHFLLPHSASSELSDSSPESMTSVTLGRAISSLLSARPKKLHDAVSRLSPLPLTSTGHASVSGSLDDSLRFLLHYLNDAARRNEPLDEILIPILDNSLKNKDSKHGGQAMVVLNWLFQDGFVFEAIAMALVRVISMKDDRFVVLGWCTFVRAVLEYESSVTQFPMNGIKERYPDLLKILAPCIPHLSVVLHKGSTLQDGYELPSRLAVCAADCFLSLSEALIRKAKVPSNKAKLSDSKAQKRPVTLVALDGGDKKAKPAPESLDASNMELDYILWDHLEEVLGLVQKLLAWSRKSRPLHAKGLEQVLKWLHEIKGHYRNVKAEAGSKVIKTGILLLSSCWKHYGMLMHLEDQKFSQHYKELLDQYLAGIQFYAGHTENKDGSSETIKFFLNCLCLLLGRFDSKKFESVVSEYGMRISQVLVPQLHSAAADVIDGVVCIFKALIFKQKSPGSSLTDTGEVDAVLPLLIHLLDERDGTARAVVLLIAEYCLMSGDSQCLKEVIERLASENVQQRRNAVDVISEVIHMSSDSKNVHTQLSWHDIAKHLLVLLEDGEIAIREQASSLLPLIDPSLVLPALVNLIYSGDERLQSTASDACVVVLKYHSKNAEVICMLLDCLSNLSQNVNRDTGSKLESDRVLRLIPEWSKSVQSWNFLIEPLIDKMFAEPSNANIVRFLSHISEHLAEAADVVLSCVLMHAKRRKDMDDSSFSRLECQTDKSEDSEKMQQTLFEHLCPLLVIKMLPLRVFNNLDSTIMYGQLSNQGIVHDCQDINAINQHTVTALLLKSLVIFISRTFCEFEFNDVRKLAAELCGRIHPQVLIPIICSQLEYAAGSQDIIKIKACLFSVCTSLVVRGRESLSHPGMLKIRKTLETMLLWPSLDGDEVSRAQHGCIDCMALMVCAELQDPESSNIVGTKKNLGDAALRNSVLVHVINQLTQDKDLPVSESNLDDVKCMSEVPVPLSFYLCMANVLISACQKISDSGKKPFARRSLPRLIRAIEVITKSEIRAACTQVLFSAVYHLKSTILPYSMDLLKVSLKALQKGSEKERIAGAKLMGSLMASDDAIIQSISGGLVEARSVLLSISLTDPSPELRQVSKKLLACLTS; translated from the exons ATGGAACCACAAAGCCACTTCCTACTCCCCCACTCCGCCTCGTCGGAGTTATCAGACTCATCACCGGAGTCCATGACGTCAGTCACTCTCGGCCGAGcaatctcctctctcctctccgccCGCCCCAAAAAGCTCCACGACGCCGTTTCGCggctctctcctctccctctcACCTCCACTGGCCACGCCTCCGTCTCAGGCTCCCTCGACGACTCCCTCCGCTTCCTCCTCCACTACCTAAACGACGCCGCTCGGCGAAACGAGCCTCTCGATGAAATCCTCATCCCTATTCTCGATAAC TCATTGAAGAACAAGGACTCGAAGCACGGCGGCCAGGCTATGGTGGTTTTGAACTGGCTATTTCAGGACGGTTTTGTTTTCGAAGCGATTGCCATGGCTCTGGTAAGAGTGATTTCAATGAAAGATGATCGGTTTGTTGTGCTTGGGTGGTGTACTTTTGTACGTGCTGTATTGGAGTATGAGAGCTCTGTTACTCAATTTCCCATGAACG GGATAAAGGAGAGGTATCCTGATTTGTTGAAGATACTCGCTCCGTGCATTCCGCATCTCTCAGTTGTTCTGCACAAAGGAAG CACCTTGCAGGATGGATATGAACTGCCCTCTCGCCTTGCCGTGTGTGCTGCTGATTGTTTTCTGTCTCTCTCGGAAGCGTTGATCAGAAAAGCTAAAGTTCCAAGTAACAAGGCAAAGTTATCAGATTCAAAGGCACAAAAGCGGCCGGTTACTTTGGTGGCCCTTGATGGTGGTGATAAAAAAGCAAAACCAGCTCCTGAATCTTTAGACGCCTCAAACATGGAATTGGACTATATACTTTGGGATCATTTAGAGGAAGTTCTTGGTCTAGTACAGAAACTCCTTGCT TGGAGCAGAAAAAGCCGACCCTTACATGCCAAAGGATTGGAGCAAGTGCTTAAGTGGTTGCACGAGATTAAAGGACATTATCGTAATGTGAAAGCTGAGGCAG GCTCGAAGGTTATCAAAACTGGAATATTGCTACTGTCTTCTTGTTGGAAGCATTATGGCATGCTAATGCATTTGGAAGATCAGAAATTTTCCCAGCATTACAAAGAATTGTTGGATCAATACTTAGCAGGCATACAG tttTATGCAGGTCACACTGAGAATAAGGATGGGAGTTCTGAGACCATAAAGTTTTTCCTGAATTGTTTATGCCTTCTACTGGGGCGATTTGATAGCAAGAAATTTGAGAGTGTAGTCTCAGAATACGGGATGAGGATATCTCAGGTTCTTGTACCACAG CTTCATTCTGCTGCTGCTGATGTTATAGACGGGGTTGTGTGCATATTCAAAGCATTAATATTTAAGCAAAAATCACCTGGAAGCAGTCTCACCGACACCGGAGAGGTGGATGCTGTGCTTCCATTGCTGATTCACCTTCTAGATGAACGGGATGGCACAGCTAGAGCTGTGGTTCTGCTTATAGCAGAATACTGCTTGAT GAGCGGAGACAGTCAGTGCCTTAAAGAAGTTATTGAGCGCCTTGCTTCTGAAAATGTCCAACAGAGGAGGAATGCAGTTGATGTTATATCAGAAGTCATACATATGTCGTCAGATTCAAAAAACGTACATACCCAGCTATCATG GCACGATATAGCAAAGCACTTGCTTGTGCTACTTGAAGATGGAGAAATTGCAATTCGGGAACAAGCATCCAGTTTGCTTCCATTAATTG ACCCTTCATTAGTTTTACCTGCTTTAGTTAATCTGATTTACTCCGGGGATGAAAGATTGCAATCAACTGCCAGTGATGCCTGTGTTGTGGTGCTCAAATATCATAGCAAGAATGCTGAAGTTATATGTATGCTGCTTGACTGTCTTAG CAACCTCAGCCAAAATGTAAATCGAGACACAG GATCAAAATTGGAGAGCGATCGAGTGCTTAGGCTAATCCCAGAGTGGTCTAAAAGT GTCCAAAGCTGGAACTTCTTGATTGAACCGTTGATTGACAAGATGTTTGCAGAGCCATCCAACGCAAACATTGTGAGGTTTTTGAGTCATATAAGTGAGCACTTGGCAGAAGCTGCTGATGTGGTGCTCTCTTGTGTTCTAATGCATGCTAAACGACGTAAAGA TATGGATGACAGCAGCTTCTCTAGATTGGAGTGTCAGACTGATAAAAGTGAGGACTCCGAAAAAATGCAACAGACCCTTTTTGAACACCTTTGCCCATTGCTTGTAATTAAGATGCTTCCGCTGAGAGTATTTAATAATCTCGATTCAACTATCATGTATGGTCAACTTTCCAATCAAGGCATTGTTCATG ACTGTCAAGATATCAATGCCATCAATCAGCATACAGTTACCGCTCTTCTTTTGAAAAG tttggtaATATTTATTTCCAGGACATTTTGTGAGTTTGAATTCAACGATGTTCGGAAACTAGCTGCTGAGCTCTGTGGGCGTATTCATCCTCAA GTGCTAATTCCAATCATCTGCTCCCAGTTAGAATATGCTGCTGGTTCTCAGgatataataaagattaaagCTTGTTTGTTTTCAGTTTGCACGTCCCTTGTG GTTAGAGGCCGGGAATCACTTTCTCATCCTGGTATGCtgaaaattagaaaaacatTAGAGACAATGCTATTATGGCCTTCTCTGGATGGGGATGAAG TTTCCAGAGCACAGCATGGATGCATCGATTGCATGGCACTAATGGTATGTGCTGAGCTGCAAGATCCAGAATCATCTAACATCGTTGGGACAAAAAAGAATCTTG GTGATGCTGCATTGAGAAACTCTGTCCTCGTGCACGTGATCAACCAACTTACACAAGATAAAGACCTGCCTGTTTCAGAGTCCAACTTGGATGATGTCAAATGCATGAGTGAGGTGCCAGTTCCACTCTCATTTTACCTGTGCATGGCTAATGTTCTCATCAGTGCTTGCCAAAAGATATCAGACTCTGGCAAGAAACCTTTTGCTCGAAGATCTCTTCCACGTCTCATTCGCGCCATTGAG GTGATTACAAAGTCAGAGATCAGAGCTGCATGTACTCAAGTTCTCTTTTCAGCTGTGTACCATCTGAAATCTACAATTCTTCCTTACTCCATGGATCTTCTTAAAGTCTCATTAAAAGCTCTTCAAAAGGGATCAGAGAAG GAAAGGATTGCAGGTGCAAAGCTAATGGGGTCTCTTATGGCTAGTGATGATGCAATCATACAAAGTATATCTGGGGGATTAGTAGAAGCAAGATCTGTACTGTTGAGTATATCTTTGACAGATCCTTCACCTGAATTACGTCAAGTCAGCAAAAAGTTGCTAGCATGCCTAACTTCTTGA